TCCAGATGGCGGCGCCAGCCCTCGCTGCCATCGAGGGCCGCCGCCTCGTAGAGATCGGCGGAGATCCCCTGCAGGCCGGCCACGAAGATGACCATGTAGTAGCCGAGGCCCTTCCAGAGGGTCACGAGCATCACCGAGGGCAGGGCCAGGCCGGTGGAGGTGAGGAAGCCGATCGGCGAGAAGCGATCCCCCAGCAGGGCGCCGAGCCAGCCGTTGACCAGGCCGTTCTCGGCGTAGAGCCAGCGGAAGGCGATCGCCGCCACCACCAGCGACACCAGCACCGGGGTGTAGAAGGCACCGCGGAACGCGTGGATCCCCGGCAGCTGGCGGTTGACCAGCACCGCCAGGGCCAGGGATCCGAGCACGATCGGCGGCACCACCCCCACCAGATAAAGGAAGGTGGTGCCCGTGACCCGCAGCAGCATCGGGTCGGCCAGCAGGCGGCGGAAGTTGGCCAGGCCCACGAAGGTGAGCGGCTCGCCCACATCCAGACCGGTGCGGGTGAAGCTGATCACCAGGGCCATCGCCGCCGGGATCAGCACCGAGACGGCGAGCAGCACCAGGGCGGGGGTCAGGAACGCCCAGGCGGAGCGGGTGGCTGCCGGTGCGGCGGGGGTGGGTGGGGCCATGGGGGCATCCTGCCGGAGCCGGGGCGATGCACAATCGGAACCGAGGCAGGAGCCCCCCGGTGCCGCCCGATTCCCATTCCCCATGACGCCGACGCCCAAGCAGGTGCTGCGGGAGGTCTTCGGCTACGACGCCTTCCGCGGCCCCCAGGCCGCCATCGTCGAGCACGTCTGCTCCGGGGGGTCGGCCCTGGTGCTGATGCCCACCGGTGGCGGCAAGTCGCTCTGCTATCAGATCCCGGCCCTCTGCCGGCCGGGCACGGCGGTGGTGGTCTCACCCTTGATCGCCCTGATGCAGGACCAGGTGGGGGCCCTGCGGCAGGCGGGCGTGCGGGCGGCCGCACTCCATTCGGCCGAGAGCGCCGCCTCGGCCGCCGCCACCTGGCGGGAGCTGCAGGCCGGCGGGCTGGATCTGCTCTACGTGTCGCCGGAGCGGCTGCTGAACGGTGACCTCATCGAGCGGCTCGCCGACCTGCCCCTGGCCCTGTTCGCCATCGATGAAGCCCACTGCGTCTCCCAGTGGGGCCACGATTTCCGTCCCGAGTACCTGCAGCTGGCAGTGCTCGCGGAGCGCTTCAGGGCCGTTCCCCGCATCGCCCTCACCGCCACCGCCGATCCCCGCACCCGCTCCGAGATCGTGGCGCGCCTGGGCCTGGAGCAGGCAGCGGTGTTTCTGGCCAGCTTCGATCGGCCCAACATCCGTTACCTGCTGCGGGACAAGAGCGACCCGAAGCGCCAGCTGCTGGAGTTCCTCGCCAGCCAGCGGGGCCACGCCGGCATCGTCTACGCCCGCTCCCGCAAGCGGGTGGAGGAGTTCGCAGCCCTGATCAAGGCCGAGGGGCATGACGCCCTGCCGTACCACGCCGGGCTGGCGGCGGACACACGCAGCGCCGCTCTGGAGCGCTTCCGTCACGGCAGCGGCGTGATCGTGGTGGCCACCATCGCCTTCGGCATGGGCATCGACAAGCCCGACGTGCGCTTCGTGGCCCATGTCGACCTGCCCAAGAGCCTGGAGGCCTACTACCAGGAGACGGGCCGGGCGGGCCGCGATGGGTTGCCGGCGATTGCCTGGATGGTGCACGGCGCCGCTGACGTGCCACCGCTGCGTCGCTTCATCGAGGAGTCCGACGCCGAACCGGCCCAGAAACGCATCGAGCACGGCCGGCTCGATTCCTTGATCGGTTTCGCCGAGACCTCCGGCTGCCGCCGCCGGATCCTGCTCGACTATCTGGGCGAAACAGGCAGTGCCGACTGCGGCAACTGCGACGTCTGCCTGGAGCCGAACCAGGGGGTGGACGTGACCGAGCCGGCGCGGAAGGCCCTCTCGGCCGTCTACCGCACCGGCGGCCGCTTCGGCGCCGCCCACCTGGTGGACGTGCTGCTGGGGGGGGACACCGCCCGGGTCCGCAGCCTCGGCCATGACCGGCTGGGGGTGTACGGGATCGGCAGGGAACTGGACCGGCTCCAGTGGCGCAGCCTGTTCCGCCAGCTCACCGCCAGGGGGTACCTGGTGGCGGCCGCCGATGGCCATGGCGGCCTGGAGTTCGGCCCCGATGCGCTGGTGCGGCCGCTGCTGCGGGGCGAGTCCCGCCTCGAGATCCGGCTGCCGCCGCCGGCCCGGGAGCGGCGTGGGCGCGCCTCCGGGGGAGCCGCAACGCCCGCGGCCGGCGCGGAGTCCGCCGATCCGGAACTCCTGGCGGCCCTGAAGGCCTGGCGGCTGGAGCAGGCCCGGCAGCAGCGCCTGCCCCCCTACGTGGTCTTTCATGACCGCACCCTGGTGGCCATCGCCGAACGCCGTCCCACCAGCCTCGACGAGCTCGCCGGCCTCACCGGCATCGGCACCGCCAAGCTCGCCAGCTACGGGGAGGCGGTGCTGGAGGTGGTCCGGCGCCTCTCGCCCCAGGCCTAGCCTCGGTCCACCCTCGCCCCTTCGTCCGTGCCGCAGGAGTACCGCACCATCACGGTGTCCCTCGCTGCCGATCCTTACCCGATCCTGATCGGTGAGGGCCTGCTCGGGGGCCTCGGTTCGTTCCTGCTCGAACGGGGAATCCAGAGCGGCACCCGGGTGCTGATGGTGACGAACCCCGATGTGGACGCGTTCCACGGGGCCCGGGCGCTGCAGAGCCTGGAGGCCTCCGGCTTCGTGGTGCGGACGCTGGTGATCGAGGCCGGTGAGGAACAGAAGACCCCCGCCACGGTGGCGGCCATCCACGACGCCGCCTTCGCCCACCGCCTGGAGCGGAGCTCCCTGATCGTCGCCCTCGGCGGCGGTGTGGTGGGGGACATGGCCGGCTTCGCCGCCGCCACCTGGCTGCGGGGCATCGCCGTGGTGCAGGTGCCCACCACCCTGCTGGCGATGGTGGATGCGGCCATCGGCGGCAAGACCGGCGTGAACCATCCCGGCGGCAAGAACCTGATCGGCGCCTTCCACCAGCCGAAGCTGGTGCTGATCGATCCCCTGGTGCTGGGGACCCTTCCGGAACGGGAGTTCCGGGCCGGCATGGCGGAGGTGATCAAGTACGCCGTCATCGGCGACGGGATCCTGTTCCGGGATCTGGAGGCGGCCGCCGAGCGGGATCCCAGCGGGGGCCTGGCCAGCCGGGACGCCCTCGGCCCGGTGCTGCTGCAGCGGCTGTTGGAACGTTCCGCCGCCGCCAAGGCCCGCGTCGTGGCGGCTGACGAACGGGAAGGGGGATTGCGGGCGATCCTCAATTACGGACACACCCTGGGGCATGCGGTGGAGAACCTCAGCGGCTACGGCACCTGGCTGCACGGCGAGGCCGTGGGCCTGGGCATGCTGGCGGCCGGTGACATCGCCGTGGCCATGGGGCTCTGGAGCCAGGCCGATCAGGACCG
This genomic stretch from Cyanobium gracile PCC 6307 harbors:
- the recQ gene encoding DNA helicase RecQ; the protein is MTPTPKQVLREVFGYDAFRGPQAAIVEHVCSGGSALVLMPTGGGKSLCYQIPALCRPGTAVVVSPLIALMQDQVGALRQAGVRAAALHSAESAASAAATWRELQAGGLDLLYVSPERLLNGDLIERLADLPLALFAIDEAHCVSQWGHDFRPEYLQLAVLAERFRAVPRIALTATADPRTRSEIVARLGLEQAAVFLASFDRPNIRYLLRDKSDPKRQLLEFLASQRGHAGIVYARSRKRVEEFAALIKAEGHDALPYHAGLAADTRSAALERFRHGSGVIVVATIAFGMGIDKPDVRFVAHVDLPKSLEAYYQETGRAGRDGLPAIAWMVHGAADVPPLRRFIEESDAEPAQKRIEHGRLDSLIGFAETSGCRRRILLDYLGETGSADCGNCDVCLEPNQGVDVTEPARKALSAVYRTGGRFGAAHLVDVLLGGDTARVRSLGHDRLGVYGIGRELDRLQWRSLFRQLTARGYLVAAADGHGGLEFGPDALVRPLLRGESRLEIRLPPPARERRGRASGGAATPAAGAESADPELLAALKAWRLEQARQQRLPPYVVFHDRTLVAIAERRPTSLDELAGLTGIGTAKLASYGEAVLEVVRRLSPQA
- a CDS encoding carbohydrate ABC transporter permease; protein product: MAPPTPAAPAATRSAWAFLTPALVLLAVSVLIPAAMALVISFTRTGLDVGEPLTFVGLANFRRLLADPMLLRVTGTTFLYLVGVVPPIVLGSLALAVLVNRQLPGIHAFRGAFYTPVLVSLVVAAIAFRWLYAENGLVNGWLGALLGDRFSPIGFLTSTGLALPSVMLVTLWKGLGYYMVIFVAGLQGISADLYEAAALDGSEGWRRHLDITLPLLRPYITLVAVISAIGATKVFEEVYLMTQGGPADSTRTIVYYVYDQAFSELEISYACTVGLALFLIVLLLSLLRYAFAADNPLQ
- the aroB gene encoding 3-dehydroquinate synthase; the protein is MPQEYRTITVSLAADPYPILIGEGLLGGLGSFLLERGIQSGTRVLMVTNPDVDAFHGARALQSLEASGFVVRTLVIEAGEEQKTPATVAAIHDAAFAHRLERSSLIVALGGGVVGDMAGFAAATWLRGIAVVQVPTTLLAMVDAAIGGKTGVNHPGGKNLIGAFHQPKLVLIDPLVLGTLPEREFRAGMAEVIKYAVIGDGILFRDLEAAAERDPSGGLASRDALGPVLLQRLLERSAAAKARVVAADEREGGLRAILNYGHTLGHAVENLSGYGTWLHGEAVGLGMLAAGDIAVAMGLWSQADQDRQRRLIAAAGLPMDWPALDPEAVLASLQADKKVRQGKVRFVLPTGVGSVTIRDDVDPATIQATLAVATSIGAP